From Citricoccus sp. SGAir0253, a single genomic window includes:
- the phnE gene encoding phosphonate ABC transporter, permease protein PhnE produces the protein MTVTAPHPPSVQLPSRPTPLAGTVAAGLVLIGLVAAGIWSVNSLGIDLATIVQSLDNAVAFTQRMFPLDFPPLGETLGLIFETLAIVFLATLLSVVLSIPVALAAANATTRGKVSQGTARTLIVLARAIPDLVLAIVFLRMFGLGATAGILAMGIHSVGMVAKLYADAIEELDDGPRESVEAAGGSRGQQITASIPQVLMPQLVATALHRFDINLRTSVLLGYVGVGGIGLAIADALRTLNYQRGMALALLVLGLCIGIELLSGAIRAAIMKGSGGSVVGGTWADRLFNRGAADAPGAVRLTPPWTGARTQRFLAGVVILVLLLASLWQVEMSLAVLWQGLLDLPETLGLFFPPATGGALDALVQQLLVTIQIALAATFLGAVLALPIGVLAANNVVANRAVRTTFRVFIVVVRGIPELILAIIFVVISGLGGVAGTLALAVGAVGLLSKLVADSLEETDTAVQDAMRTAGATEVQVFFAATVRQAAPAFVAHTLYLLDSNIRAATLLGVVGAGGIGFLLLNASRVNQFEVVTMILILMVAVVLAVEALSMWLRKTVR, from the coding sequence ATGACCGTGACCGCCCCCCACCCGCCCAGCGTCCAGCTGCCGTCGCGCCCCACCCCGCTCGCGGGGACGGTCGCGGCCGGGCTCGTGCTGATCGGCCTCGTGGCGGCGGGGATCTGGTCGGTCAACTCCTTGGGCATCGACCTGGCGACCATCGTCCAGTCGCTGGACAACGCCGTCGCGTTCACCCAGCGGATGTTCCCGCTGGACTTCCCGCCGCTGGGTGAGACCCTCGGGTTGATCTTCGAGACCCTGGCCATCGTCTTCCTGGCCACGTTACTGTCCGTCGTGCTGTCCATCCCGGTGGCCCTGGCCGCCGCCAACGCCACCACGCGGGGAAAGGTCTCCCAGGGCACGGCGCGTACGCTCATCGTCCTGGCCCGGGCGATCCCCGACCTGGTGTTGGCCATCGTGTTCCTGCGGATGTTCGGCCTCGGTGCCACAGCCGGCATCCTGGCCATGGGCATCCACTCCGTGGGCATGGTCGCCAAGCTCTATGCCGACGCGATCGAGGAGCTCGACGACGGCCCCCGGGAGTCCGTCGAGGCCGCCGGTGGCAGCCGAGGCCAGCAGATCACGGCCTCCATCCCCCAGGTACTGATGCCCCAGCTCGTGGCCACCGCACTGCACCGCTTCGACATCAACCTGCGCACCTCCGTGCTGCTGGGCTACGTGGGGGTCGGTGGGATCGGCCTGGCCATCGCCGACGCCCTGCGCACGCTGAACTACCAGCGAGGCATGGCCCTGGCCCTGCTCGTCCTGGGGCTGTGTATCGGCATCGAGCTCCTTTCCGGGGCCATCCGGGCAGCGATCATGAAGGGCTCGGGGGGTTCCGTCGTCGGGGGTACCTGGGCCGACCGGCTCTTCAACCGCGGCGCCGCCGATGCTCCCGGCGCGGTGCGGCTGACCCCGCCGTGGACCGGCGCCCGGACCCAGCGGTTCCTCGCCGGAGTGGTCATCCTGGTGTTGCTGCTGGCATCCCTGTGGCAAGTCGAGATGTCCCTGGCCGTGCTGTGGCAGGGCCTGCTGGACCTGCCCGAGACCCTCGGCCTGTTCTTCCCACCCGCGACCGGGGGTGCCCTGGACGCGCTGGTGCAACAGCTGCTGGTGACGATCCAGATCGCCCTGGCGGCCACCTTCCTCGGCGCCGTCCTGGCCCTGCCGATCGGCGTCCTGGCGGCGAACAACGTCGTGGCCAACCGCGCCGTGCGCACCACCTTCCGGGTGTTCATCGTGGTGGTTCGCGGCATCCCGGAACTGATCCTGGCCATCATCTTCGTGGTCATCTCCGGCCTCGGCGGCGTGGCCGGCACCCTGGCCCTGGCCGTGGGCGCCGTCGGCCTGCTCTCCAAGCTCGTGGCGGACTCCCTCGAGGAGACCGACACCGCGGTCCAGGACGCGATGCGCACCGCCGGCGCCACGGAGGTCCAGGTGTTCTTCGCAGCCACCGTGCGCCAGGCCGCCCCGGCCTTTGTGGCCCACACCCTGTACCTGCTGGACTCCAACATTCGCGCCGCCACCCTGCTGGGGGTCGTCGGCGCCGGCGGCATCGGCTTCCTGCTCCTGAATGCCTCGCGCGTGAACCAGTTCGAGGTGGTCACCATGATCCTGATCCTCATGGTCGCCGTGGTACTGGCCGTCGAGGCACTGTCCATGTGGCTGCGCAAGACCGTCCGTTGA
- a CDS encoding bifunctional methylenetetrahydrofolate dehydrogenase/methenyltetrahydrofolate cyclohydrolase, with translation MTARVLDGRATAAAIKEDLARRVAALAERGIVPGLGTVLVGDDPGSRSYVAGKHRDCAEVGVASLRRDLPATTTEEDLLAVLGELNEDPDCTGYIVQLPLPPHIDTQRVLEAIDPAKDADGLHPMNLGRLVASVSGELGSPLPCTPAGCVELLRHHGIDLVGRRVLVIGRGVTIGRPAGLVLTRKEVNATVTLAHTGTADVGREIRAADVVIAAAGAAHMVRKDDVKPGAIVLDVGVSQAVGEDGRTRIVGDVEPAVAEVASWVSPNPGGVGPMTRVMLVANVVEAAERLAAARVPVPTATPRGHETGGP, from the coding sequence ATGACTGCTCGAGTACTGGACGGCCGCGCCACGGCAGCGGCGATCAAGGAGGACCTGGCCCGGAGGGTGGCCGCGCTGGCCGAGCGCGGGATCGTCCCCGGCCTGGGCACGGTGCTGGTGGGCGACGACCCCGGGTCCCGCTCCTACGTGGCCGGCAAGCACCGGGACTGCGCCGAGGTCGGCGTGGCCTCGCTGCGCCGGGACCTGCCCGCCACCACCACCGAGGAGGACCTGCTGGCGGTGCTGGGCGAGCTCAACGAGGACCCGGACTGCACCGGGTACATCGTCCAGCTCCCGCTGCCCCCGCACATCGACACCCAACGGGTGCTCGAGGCGATCGACCCGGCCAAGGACGCCGACGGGCTGCACCCGATGAACCTCGGCCGGCTCGTGGCCTCCGTCTCCGGGGAGCTGGGGTCCCCGCTGCCCTGCACCCCGGCGGGCTGCGTGGAGCTCCTCCGCCACCATGGGATCGACCTGGTCGGGCGCCGGGTCCTGGTCATCGGCCGCGGGGTGACGATCGGCCGCCCCGCCGGACTGGTCCTGACCCGCAAGGAGGTCAACGCCACCGTCACCCTGGCGCACACCGGCACGGCCGACGTCGGGCGGGAGATCCGCGCCGCGGACGTCGTCATCGCCGCCGCCGGGGCCGCTCACATGGTGCGCAAGGACGACGTGAAGCCGGGCGCCATCGTGCTCGACGTCGGGGTCTCCCAGGCGGTGGGCGAGGACGGGCGGACGCGCATCGTCGGCGACGTGGAGCCGGCCGTGGCCGAGGTCGCCTCGTGGGTCTCGCCCAACCCCGGGGGAGTGGGCCCCATGACGCGCGTGATGCTGGTCGCCAACGTCGTCGAGGCCGCCGAGCGGCTGGCGGCGGCCCGGGTGCCGGTGCCCACCGCGACTCCCCGAGGCCACGAGACCGGCGGTCCGTGA
- a CDS encoding PRC-barrel domain-containing protein codes for MAATFPAPGRDPDATVYDIRGNPIGTVADIYLDAPSGTASEEQAEPDGARWPGSVS; via the coding sequence ATGGCCGCCACGTTCCCCGCCCCGGGCCGCGACCCGGATGCGACCGTGTACGACATCCGGGGGAACCCGATCGGGACGGTCGCGGACATCTACCTCGACGCTCCGTCCGGGACGGCCTCCGAGGAGCAGGCCGAACCCGATGGCGCACGCTGGCCCGGCAGTGTCTCCTAG
- a CDS encoding FAD-dependent oxidoreductase: MESPRVVVIGAGIVGANLADELTQRGWTDVTVLDRGPIPRTGGSTSHAPGLVFQSSPSELLSELAAYTGAKLLGLVKDGAAAFNPVGGLEVATTPERLAELHRRNNFNACWGVESRVVDPAEAKRLHPLVDESRLLGGLYVPTDGLASSLLAVELLRRRAEERGAVFRENTLVTGIEEASGRVTGVRCGDEVVPADIVVCAGGFWGPELGEMAGMTIPLVPMAHQYVRTTSLPSLRGETEEAVGTGNNARLPILRLQEDNLYFRQHGSRIGIGSYGHRPMPTRYEEMPRQVDVENDRMPSRLEFTPEDFAPAWDDSRRLLPELAQTTVEDAFNGIFSFTPDGNSLVGEASNVSGLYVAEAVWVTHSAGVARSLAQLLVDGHSDSDLREMDLHRFEEVQLEHDYIQETSAQSFVEVYHIKHPLQPKDSPRNLRLSPFVERERELGAFFLEAAGWERPHWYEANASLLEDLPAEWVPPQRDAWSGQYSSPISAAEAHATRTNVAMYDMTALRRVDITGPGAESFLDRLTTGNMRRKVGAVAYTLMLDDAGGIRSDITVARLGDERFMAGINGGIDANYLAVEARRFTEAHPECPVSVEDITDATCCIGLWGPNARRVVQPLTDQDLTNDGLRYFQGVETEIAGIPVRLLRLSYVGELGWEIYAAAEDGARLWDALWEAGAPHGIIAAGRGAFNSLRLEKGYRSWGTDVHTGHYPEQAGLGFAVKKDKVGYVGAQALAEQAGLAGSGRGRALRCLTVDDGTTVLTGRHEPVLVDGAPAGFVTSADYGYTVHRPIALAWVPEHLVPGDRVTVRTFDREVAATIAQEPLVDPEMEKLRS, translated from the coding sequence ATGGAATCTCCCCGCGTCGTGGTCATCGGGGCCGGCATCGTCGGCGCCAACCTGGCCGACGAGCTCACCCAGAGGGGCTGGACGGACGTCACCGTCCTGGACCGCGGGCCCATCCCGCGCACCGGCGGGTCGACGTCCCACGCCCCGGGGCTGGTCTTCCAGTCCTCCCCCTCGGAACTGCTCTCCGAGCTGGCGGCCTACACCGGCGCCAAGCTGCTCGGGCTCGTGAAGGACGGGGCCGCCGCGTTCAATCCCGTGGGCGGGCTGGAGGTCGCCACCACTCCCGAGCGGCTGGCGGAACTGCACCGCCGCAACAACTTCAACGCCTGCTGGGGTGTGGAATCCCGGGTCGTGGACCCCGCGGAGGCCAAGCGCCTGCACCCCCTGGTGGACGAGAGCCGGCTGCTGGGGGGCCTGTACGTGCCCACCGACGGGTTGGCCTCCTCCCTGCTGGCGGTCGAGCTGCTGCGCCGCCGGGCCGAGGAGCGCGGGGCGGTGTTCCGGGAGAACACCCTGGTCACCGGGATCGAGGAGGCCTCGGGGCGGGTCACCGGGGTGCGGTGCGGGGACGAGGTCGTCCCCGCGGACATCGTGGTCTGCGCCGGCGGGTTCTGGGGTCCGGAGCTGGGGGAGATGGCCGGGATGACCATCCCCCTGGTGCCCATGGCCCACCAGTACGTCCGGACCACGTCCCTGCCCTCCCTCCGGGGCGAGACGGAGGAGGCGGTGGGCACCGGCAACAATGCCCGGCTGCCGATCCTGCGCCTGCAGGAGGACAACCTCTACTTCCGCCAGCACGGCTCCCGGATCGGCATCGGCTCCTACGGGCACCGGCCCATGCCGACGCGCTACGAGGAGATGCCCCGGCAGGTCGACGTGGAGAACGACCGGATGCCCTCCCGCCTCGAGTTCACCCCCGAGGACTTCGCCCCCGCGTGGGACGACAGCCGCCGGCTGCTGCCCGAACTGGCGCAGACCACCGTGGAGGACGCCTTCAACGGCATCTTCTCCTTCACCCCGGACGGGAACTCCCTGGTGGGCGAGGCCTCGAACGTGTCCGGCCTCTACGTGGCCGAGGCGGTCTGGGTCACCCACTCGGCCGGTGTGGCCCGGTCCCTGGCCCAGCTGCTGGTGGACGGACACAGCGACTCCGACCTGCGGGAGATGGACCTGCACCGGTTCGAGGAGGTCCAGCTCGAGCACGACTACATCCAGGAGACCTCCGCCCAGAGCTTCGTGGAGGTCTACCACATCAAGCATCCCCTGCAGCCCAAGGACTCCCCGCGGAACCTCCGGCTCTCGCCCTTCGTCGAACGGGAGCGCGAGCTGGGGGCCTTCTTCCTGGAGGCGGCCGGGTGGGAGCGCCCGCACTGGTACGAGGCGAACGCGTCCCTGCTCGAGGACCTGCCGGCGGAGTGGGTCCCGCCCCAGCGGGATGCCTGGTCCGGACAGTACTCCTCGCCCATCAGCGCGGCCGAGGCCCATGCCACCCGCACCAACGTGGCGATGTACGACATGACGGCCCTGCGCCGGGTGGACATCACGGGTCCGGGCGCCGAGTCGTTCCTGGACCGCCTGACCACCGGCAACATGCGGCGCAAGGTCGGTGCCGTCGCCTACACGCTGATGCTGGACGACGCCGGCGGCATCCGCAGCGACATCACCGTGGCCCGGCTCGGGGACGAGCGGTTCATGGCCGGCATCAACGGCGGGATCGACGCGAACTACCTGGCGGTGGAGGCCCGGAGGTTCACCGAGGCCCACCCCGAATGCCCGGTGTCCGTGGAGGACATCACCGACGCGACCTGCTGCATCGGCCTCTGGGGGCCCAACGCGCGCAGGGTGGTCCAGCCGCTGACGGACCAGGACCTGACCAATGACGGCCTGCGGTACTTCCAGGGCGTGGAGACCGAGATCGCCGGCATCCCCGTCCGCCTGCTCCGGCTCTCCTACGTCGGCGAGCTGGGCTGGGAGATCTACGCGGCCGCCGAGGACGGCGCCCGGCTGTGGGACGCCCTCTGGGAGGCCGGCGCGCCGCACGGCATCATCGCTGCCGGGCGGGGGGCCTTCAACAGCCTGCGCCTGGAGAAGGGGTACCGCTCCTGGGGCACGGACGTGCACACCGGGCACTACCCCGAGCAGGCCGGCCTCGGCTTCGCCGTCAAGAAGGACAAGGTCGGCTATGTCGGCGCGCAGGCCCTCGCCGAGCAGGCCGGGCTGGCCGGATCGGGCCGCGGCCGGGCCCTGCGCTGCCTCACCGTGGACGACGGCACCACGGTGCTCACCGGCCGGCACGAGCCGGTCCTGGTGGACGGCGCCCCGGCCGGCTTCGTCACCAGCGCCGACTACGGCTACACCGTGCACCGGCCGATCGCGCTGGCCTGGGTGCCGGAGCACCTGGTGCCCGGGGACCGGGTCACCGTCCGGACCTTCGACCGGGAGGTCGCGGCCACCATCGCCCAGGAACCCCTCGTGGACCCGGAGATGGAGAAGCTGCGCTCCTGA
- a CDS encoding zinc-binding dehydrogenase, protein MNGTASALVWRGGSSFETVEVDLPQPGPGETLVRLTAATVCGSDRHTVSGRRPAPCPSVLGHEGVGTVVTTNGGRTVDGAAVVPGTRVVFGVTRTCGTCEPCRRGLTAKCTSVQKAGHESFDSDWPLSGTYASHILLRDGQAIVAVPESLQDGVAATAGCAVATVMAVLERAGELTGRRVLVNGLGMLGIVAVAAALQRGAAEVVAMDPNAERRSLARGLGATALAPATDRPGTVDVSLELSGAPAGVRSCIEALGIGGTAVLAGSVAPAGTIEVDPEWLVRGWRTLTGVHNYEPRHLQQAVDFLEDLGDGLPWTDILDGPIAADELAAEFLRDDVPRLRTVLIM, encoded by the coding sequence GTGAACGGTACGGCAAGTGCCCTCGTCTGGCGCGGTGGCAGCTCCTTCGAGACGGTCGAGGTGGACCTGCCCCAGCCCGGGCCCGGGGAGACCCTGGTGCGCCTGACCGCAGCCACGGTCTGCGGCTCGGACCGGCATACCGTCAGCGGACGGCGCCCGGCCCCCTGTCCCTCCGTGCTGGGCCACGAGGGCGTCGGCACGGTCGTGACCACCAATGGGGGACGGACCGTGGACGGCGCTGCCGTGGTCCCCGGCACCCGCGTGGTCTTCGGCGTCACGCGCACCTGTGGCACGTGCGAGCCGTGCCGCCGGGGGCTCACCGCCAAGTGCACGAGCGTGCAGAAGGCCGGGCACGAATCCTTCGACAGCGATTGGCCCCTTTCGGGCACCTACGCCAGCCACATCCTGCTCCGTGACGGGCAGGCCATCGTCGCCGTCCCGGAATCCCTGCAGGACGGCGTTGCCGCGACCGCCGGATGCGCCGTGGCCACCGTGATGGCCGTGCTCGAACGTGCCGGTGAACTCACCGGCCGACGCGTGCTGGTCAACGGACTGGGCATGCTTGGCATCGTGGCCGTGGCCGCAGCCCTCCAGCGCGGCGCCGCAGAGGTCGTGGCCATGGACCCGAACGCGGAGCGCCGCAGCCTGGCCCGAGGGCTTGGCGCCACCGCCCTGGCCCCCGCGACCGATCGCCCCGGCACGGTCGACGTGTCCCTGGAACTGTCCGGAGCACCCGCGGGCGTCCGGAGCTGCATCGAGGCCCTGGGCATCGGCGGCACCGCGGTCCTGGCCGGCAGCGTCGCCCCGGCCGGGACCATCGAGGTGGACCCGGAGTGGCTCGTCCGCGGCTGGCGAACCCTCACCGGAGTCCACAACTACGAGCCCCGGCACCTTCAACAGGCCGTCGACTTCCTCGAGGACCTCGGCGACGGGTTGCCCTGGACCGACATCCTGGACGGCCCCATCGCAGCCGACGAGCTCGCCGCGGAGTTCCTGCGGGACGATGTCCCCCGGCTACGCACCGTGCTGATCATGTAG
- a CDS encoding helix-turn-helix transcriptional regulator, with protein sequence MTQHVEHVPSEVPGTPLRALREAAGLTQEDVADRMDISRAQVAAIEGGDLETVRLHLLHRYARALGAALHVEIEHGEDRLPLI encoded by the coding sequence ATGACCCAGCACGTGGAGCATGTACCCAGCGAGGTACCGGGGACGCCGCTGCGCGCCCTGCGCGAGGCCGCCGGGTTAACCCAAGAGGACGTGGCCGACCGGATGGATATCAGCCGGGCCCAGGTCGCAGCGATCGAGGGCGGAGACCTGGAGACGGTCCGGCTCCACCTGCTGCACCGCTACGCCCGGGCCCTGGGTGCGGCCCTCCACGTGGAGATCGAACACGGTGAAGACCGCCTCCCGCTCATCTGA
- the purU gene encoding formyltetrahydrofolate deformylase: MTTSTTSPAVESAATTGPASTTRAVLSLSCTNARGIVHAVSGALMSVEADITSSQQFDSPDTGNFFMRVECTMEAPLADLERALEPVEEEFGMEIGLWEASRKTRALIMCSKDGRTLNDLLFQQRAGTLPIDIPVIVSNHLELQPMAYFYGIPFVHIPLIKRPDGTDNKAEAEARLMELVNEYDIELVVLARYMQVLSDDLCRKLGGRAINIHHSFLPSFKGAKPYHQAHERGVKLIGATAHYVTPDLDEGPIIDQTVQRVTHAQSARDFVNMGREVEGSTLCRAVRWHAEHRVLLDGNRTVVFD; the protein is encoded by the coding sequence ATGACCACGTCCACCACCTCCCCCGCCGTCGAGTCGGCCGCGACCACCGGACCGGCCTCCACCACCCGCGCGGTCCTCTCCCTGTCCTGCACCAATGCCCGTGGGATCGTCCACGCCGTCTCGGGTGCCCTGATGTCGGTGGAGGCCGACATCACCTCGTCGCAGCAGTTCGACTCCCCGGACACGGGCAACTTCTTCATGCGCGTCGAGTGCACCATGGAGGCGCCCCTCGCCGACCTGGAACGGGCGCTGGAGCCGGTGGAGGAGGAGTTCGGCATGGAGATCGGCCTGTGGGAGGCCTCCCGCAAGACCCGGGCCCTGATCATGTGCTCCAAGGACGGACGCACCCTGAACGACCTGCTGTTCCAGCAGCGCGCCGGCACCCTGCCCATCGACATCCCCGTCATCGTCTCCAACCACCTCGAGCTGCAGCCGATGGCCTACTTCTACGGCATCCCCTTCGTGCACATCCCCCTGATCAAGCGCCCCGACGGCACCGACAACAAGGCCGAGGCCGAGGCCCGGCTGATGGAACTGGTCAACGAGTACGACATCGAACTGGTCGTGCTGGCCCGCTACATGCAGGTCCTCTCCGATGACCTGTGCCGCAAGCTCGGGGGCCGGGCCATCAACATCCACCACTCCTTCCTGCCCTCCTTCAAGGGCGCCAAGCCCTACCACCAGGCCCACGAGCGCGGGGTCAAGCTCATCGGCGCCACCGCCCACTACGTCACCCCGGACCTGGACGAGGGCCCGATCATCGACCAGACCGTCCAGCGCGTCACCCATGCCCAGTCCGCTCGGGACTTCGTCAACATGGGCCGCGAGGTCGAGGGCTCCACCCTGTGCCGGGCCGTGCGCTGGCACGCCGAGCACCGGGTGCTGCTCGACGGCAACCGCACCGTCGTCTTCGACTGA
- a CDS encoding HAD-IA family hydrolase, translating to MIELAIFDMAGTTIDDRDEVYRVLREATERHGARYSDEVFQQWMGTEKRWAIENLLRIGGVDADEAFIDQAFAWFLDELRRTYTQNPPAPLDGIEPALRELRGRGIKIGLTTGFSREIAELILGSLGWAEGGTIDRLVAGDEVPAGRPEPFLIQKTMADLGVQATAAVISAGDTASDIESARRAGVTSIGVLTGHLTRAEFEDLGAELIIDSVAVLPSHAVLTGDRAGGNR from the coding sequence ATGATTGAACTCGCCATCTTCGACATGGCCGGCACCACCATCGACGACCGCGACGAGGTGTACCGCGTGCTGCGCGAGGCCACCGAACGCCACGGAGCGCGCTACTCGGACGAGGTCTTCCAGCAGTGGATGGGTACCGAGAAGCGGTGGGCCATCGAGAACCTGCTGCGGATCGGCGGGGTCGACGCCGACGAGGCGTTCATCGATCAGGCCTTCGCCTGGTTCCTGGACGAACTCCGGCGCACCTACACCCAGAATCCCCCGGCGCCCCTGGACGGTATCGAGCCCGCCCTGCGCGAGCTCCGCGGCCGGGGCATCAAGATCGGCCTGACGACAGGCTTCTCCCGGGAGATCGCGGAACTGATTCTGGGCAGTCTCGGCTGGGCCGAGGGCGGGACCATCGACCGCCTCGTGGCCGGCGACGAGGTGCCGGCCGGCCGGCCCGAGCCCTTCCTCATCCAGAAGACCATGGCCGACCTCGGCGTGCAGGCTACCGCCGCCGTCATCAGCGCCGGTGACACCGCCTCGGACATCGAATCGGCCCGCCGGGCCGGGGTCACCTCGATCGGGGTGCTCACCGGACACCTGACCCGGGCCGAGTTCGAGGACCTCGGGGCCGAGCTCATCATCGATTCCGTCGCCGTCCTTCCCTCCCACGCGGTGCTGACCGGCGACCGCGCCGGAGGCAACCGGTGA
- the phnC gene encoding phosphonate ABC transporter ATP-binding protein — MTTTHNALLQSPDHSASTTAVRLEQVTKDFGDGVLGLDDVNAEFETGKITVLLGLSGSGKSTLLRHLNGLRRPTSGTVSVLGQDVAALRGQSLRSLRREIGVIFQHFNLIGPMSVLENVCTGRLGSLTGPRLSLMMYPKAVRREALEKLDRVGLADRAFQRADTLSGGQQQRVAIARALMQHPRILLADEPVASLDPVSAQDVMGLLREISAENNLTVIASLHQVQLAIDFADRIIGLRSGRIVLDRTTENLHAAEASQLYTSVSGLDLDEHTPEHDHEHQEGQPGPRPAGQSASTSAGVGDHA, encoded by the coding sequence ATGACGACCACACACAACGCCCTCCTTCAAAGCCCGGACCACTCAGCCTCGACCACCGCGGTGCGCCTGGAGCAGGTGACCAAGGACTTCGGCGACGGCGTCCTGGGACTCGACGACGTCAACGCGGAGTTCGAGACCGGCAAGATCACCGTGCTGCTGGGCCTGTCCGGCTCCGGCAAGTCGACCCTGTTGCGCCACCTCAACGGATTGCGGCGGCCGACCTCCGGCACCGTCTCGGTGCTCGGCCAGGACGTGGCCGCGCTCAGGGGCCAGTCCCTGCGGTCCCTGCGCCGGGAGATCGGCGTGATCTTCCAGCACTTCAACCTCATCGGACCGATGTCCGTGCTGGAGAACGTGTGCACCGGCCGGCTGGGCTCCCTCACCGGCCCCCGGCTCTCGCTGATGATGTATCCCAAGGCCGTGCGCCGCGAAGCACTGGAGAAGCTGGACCGAGTCGGCCTGGCCGACCGGGCCTTCCAGCGGGCCGACACCCTCTCCGGCGGCCAGCAGCAGCGCGTGGCCATCGCCCGGGCGCTGATGCAGCACCCCCGGATCCTGCTGGCGGACGAACCCGTGGCTTCCCTGGACCCGGTCTCGGCCCAGGACGTCATGGGCCTGCTGCGCGAGATCTCGGCTGAGAACAACCTGACGGTGATCGCCTCGCTGCACCAGGTCCAGCTCGCCATCGACTTCGCCGACCGCATCATCGGGCTACGCAGCGGGCGGATCGTCTTGGACCGCACCACCGAAAACCTGCACGCCGCAGAGGCCTCCCAGCTCTACACCAGCGTCTCCGGCCTCGACCTGGACGAGCACACCCCGGAGCACGATCACGAGCACCAGGAAGGGCAGCCGGGTCCGCGGCCGGCTGGCCAGAGTGCCAGCACCAGTGCCGGGGTCGGTGATCACGCATGA
- a CDS encoding GntR family transcriptional regulator has translation MHTVEKAPKRITLAERAYQEIRTRIIDNRLAPGTPLDEEALMTELSIGRTPLREAVKRLESERLITIYSHRGTFVPEVTVRDLREISDARRLLEGYAARRAALQATEDGRRDLQSCLQELQSLDARSPADLIQVDGRIHESIYRAMGNRYIEESLVQYFSLSMRMWNHVLPRLGTMEPHVQEHLGLLQAILDGDAEEAERLAVDHVTHFEDMVVSAL, from the coding sequence ATGCACACCGTGGAGAAAGCACCCAAGCGCATCACCCTGGCCGAGCGTGCCTACCAGGAGATCCGCACCCGGATCATCGACAACCGCCTGGCCCCCGGCACCCCCCTGGACGAGGAGGCGCTGATGACCGAACTGTCCATCGGCCGCACCCCGCTGCGCGAGGCCGTCAAGAGACTGGAATCCGAACGGCTGATCACCATCTACTCGCACCGGGGCACGTTCGTCCCGGAGGTGACCGTCCGCGACCTGCGGGAGATCTCCGACGCCCGCCGGCTGCTCGAGGGCTACGCCGCCCGGCGGGCCGCCCTGCAGGCCACGGAGGACGGCCGCCGGGACCTGCAGTCCTGCCTGCAGGAGCTGCAGTCCCTGGACGCCCGGTCCCCGGCGGACCTCATCCAGGTCGATGGACGGATCCACGAGTCGATCTACCGCGCCATGGGCAACCGGTACATCGAGGAGAGCCTGGTCCAGTACTTCTCGCTGTCCATGCGCATGTGGAACCACGTGCTGCCCCGCCTGGGCACCATGGAACCCCACGTGCAGGAACACCTCGGCCTGCTCCAGGCCATCCTCGACGGTGATGCGGAGGAGGCGGAACGCCTCGCCGTGGACCACGTGACCCACTTCGAGGACATGGTGGTCTCCGCCCTCTAG